ATTTGTCAACAAGGCAATTAAAGATGATCCAGCGATTAACGCATGAGATATCGGACTTGCTTGTTTCATTGATAATTTGCATCAAATTAATAAAAAAGGCATCAATATCGGTCCGCCCCCCATTCCAGTGAGTGAGGTTACAAATCCGCCAGTCATAGCAATTGTTATTAATTTAATTGAACTAATATAGCTCTCATCATTTACTTTAATAAATCTAAATCCAGAAATAACTTGATTTTCATTGATTTTTTTTAATGTTCTATTTTTGAAAAAATACTCCACAAGTACCAAAAGTCCTCCAACAACTAGTAGAAGAAATCCTATAATCAATTTTAGAATATCAGCATTAAATAGTGTAACCACATAATTGCCAAGAAACACCATTGGTAAAGAAAACACAATACCAACTAAAATAACTTTATAACTAATAGATTTCTTAAACAAATTAAAGCCCACATTAATCGCAGCAGAAGCGAAAACTAATAATGTCGAAAGAAACTTGATCTCTTCAACTGAATTAGAT
This Spiroplasma endosymbiont of Panorpa germanica DNA region includes the following protein-coding sequences:
- a CDS encoding sulfite exporter TauE/SafE family protein; the protein is MQLVWQIPTLLIIAALVSGLGSLSGVGGGVLFVPILLLLLKSNSVEEIKFLSTLLVFASAAINVGFNLFKKSISYKVILVGIVFSLPMVFLGNYVVTLFNADILKLIIGFLLLVVGGLLVLVEYFFKNRTLKKINENQVISGFRFIKVNDESYISSIKLITIAMTGGFVTSLTGMGGGPILMPFLLIWCKLSMKQASPISHALIAGSSLIALLTNYQNFENFELLVPIGLPMIIGVISGTILALILKKYLKKEIYIKWVLIILIWLSAIKMIVDFFI